The Methanothrix soehngenii GP6 genome has a window encoding:
- a CDS encoding type II toxin-antitoxin system HicB family antitoxin: MRTLRYKITIRPETDGTYTVIVPSLPGCLTFGDTIEEALEMAKEAIEAYIESLAARGIDIPVEEDQIEATITVEANA, encoded by the coding sequence ATGAGAACGCTTCGTTATAAAATTACGATCAGGCCGGAGACTGACGGAACCTACACGGTGATCGTTCCCTCTCTTCCTGGTTGTTTGACTTTTGGCGATACCATCGAGGAAGCACTAGAGATGGCAAAGGAAGCAATCGAAGCATATATCGAAAGCCTCGCCGCCAGAGGCATAGATATACCGGTGGAGGAAGATCAGATCGAAGCCACCATAACTGTCGAAGCAAATGCCTAG
- a CDS encoding alpha/beta hydrolase family protein, giving the protein MISCKSSLPNFQKKPRIAFASLLLIFVLFFLVSIPCACAQEYVARDLTLELEDGLQTDAQLTLPKSGTGPFPGFLLLQGSGTIDMNEYLPPEVTGSDEPSRPFLQIAEHLSSRGIAVLRFNKRGVGLNGTILNASIVANSTYQSYKSDAEKALAILRAQPEVDKNDITLLGHSEGAIVAPRVAREDAEIRKMVLLSAPAGNLRDNLQFQLLARPLLYAEEVIDSNHDGLLTITEVEATMGTPGESLAPLQAIGLVMWNSTTEEHQWHSVIASDPRGNISIRGDLEPLIKKQVQPMLSNESVKASPWLASYFALNNTTDIIGDISASILILQGENDTQIPLPEAMLLEQKLTEVKHPDHTLIIYPGLGHSFHPSKNWIQPLGPMEEVVLEDLYAWLTSPDRRIREGAG; this is encoded by the coding sequence ATGATCTCCTGCAAAAGCAGCCTTCCTAATTTCCAAAAGAAGCCGAGAATAGCATTCGCCTCCCTTCTCTTGATCTTCGTCCTGTTCTTTTTAGTGTCAATTCCATGTGCTTGTGCCCAGGAATATGTGGCTCGTGACCTGACTCTAGAGCTTGAAGACGGCCTCCAGACCGATGCCCAGCTCACCCTGCCAAAATCTGGCACGGGCCCCTTCCCCGGGTTTCTTCTCCTCCAGGGCAGCGGGACAATAGACATGAACGAGTACCTGCCCCCAGAGGTCACGGGATCGGATGAGCCCTCCCGGCCTTTTTTGCAGATCGCCGAGCACCTCTCGTCTCGAGGCATTGCCGTCCTGCGGTTCAACAAGCGGGGCGTGGGCCTGAACGGCACTATCCTCAATGCCAGCATTGTGGCCAACTCCACCTACCAGAGCTATAAGAGCGATGCCGAAAAGGCGCTGGCGATCCTTAGAGCCCAGCCGGAGGTGGACAAGAACGATATAACCCTCCTCGGCCACAGCGAGGGGGCCATCGTAGCTCCCAGGGTCGCCCGGGAAGATGCAGAGATCCGGAAGATGGTATTATTGTCCGCACCGGCGGGGAATCTGAGGGATAATCTGCAGTTCCAGCTATTGGCCAGGCCGCTACTCTATGCAGAAGAGGTGATAGACAGCAACCACGATGGCCTCCTGACCATAACTGAGGTAGAGGCGACCATGGGAACACCGGGCGAGAGTCTGGCTCCGCTTCAGGCTATAGGATTGGTGATGTGGAACAGTACGACCGAAGAGCACCAGTGGCATTCGGTCATAGCATCTGATCCGAGGGGCAATATTAGCATCAGGGGCGACCTGGAGCCTCTGATCAAAAAGCAGGTTCAGCCCATGCTCTCCAATGAGTCGGTCAAGGCCAGTCCCTGGCTGGCATCCTACTTCGCCCTGAACAACACTACGGACATCATAGGGGATATATCTGCCAGCATCCTGATCCTCCAGGGAGAAAACGATACCCAGATCCCCCTCCCGGAGGCCATGTTGCTGGAGCAGAAGCTGACGGAGGTCAAGCACCCAGATCATACATTGATCATCTATCCGGGGCTAGGTCACAGCTTCCATCCGTCGAAGAACTGGATTCAGCCCCTGGGGCCGATGGAGGAGGTCGTGCTGGAGGACCTCTATGCATGGCTGACGAGCCCGGATAGAAGGATAAGGGAGGGCGCTGGCTAG
- a CDS encoding radical SAM protein — protein sequence MTSIEVDGRRIEVPSGFSVKEALEKLGYNITLHPSDKGLFMPCQVGGCWACALKIDGEARPACTAQVQEGMRIRTAAPMGTPRRMVAGFMGHKTGGVGTPWWLESGLGFIEAVCFTSGCNLCCPQCQNWRYAFMDAGELLTPEEAAERMTETKKQCGVERIAISGGECTLNRPWLISFIRLLREQNPIARIHVDTNGTILTEDYIDELVGAGMTDIGIDLKALRISTFMEITGLLDEGLATKYLQTAWEAVKYLHDSHPQVFLGIGIPFNEELISISEIQEMAERIVSIDPWIQVCVLDYRPEFRRSDLVRPSHWKMLEVHYILRDCGLESVVCQTERGTIGPAGRLLG from the coding sequence ATGACATCGATAGAGGTTGACGGCAGACGGATCGAGGTGCCTTCTGGCTTCTCAGTTAAAGAGGCTCTGGAGAAGCTCGGATATAATATCACATTGCATCCTTCCGACAAAGGATTATTCATGCCCTGCCAGGTGGGAGGATGCTGGGCCTGTGCCCTGAAGATAGATGGAGAGGCTAGGCCGGCCTGCACTGCACAGGTGCAAGAGGGAATGAGGATAAGGACTGCAGCGCCCATGGGGACGCCTCGCAGGATGGTGGCAGGCTTCATGGGCCATAAGACGGGAGGCGTGGGCACACCATGGTGGCTGGAGAGCGGCCTGGGCTTCATAGAAGCGGTCTGCTTCACCTCAGGCTGCAACCTCTGCTGCCCCCAGTGCCAGAACTGGCGGTATGCCTTTATGGATGCAGGCGAGCTCCTCACCCCAGAGGAGGCGGCGGAGAGGATGACTGAGACCAAAAAGCAGTGCGGCGTGGAGCGCATAGCCATCTCCGGCGGGGAGTGCACCCTCAACCGGCCGTGGCTGATCTCTTTCATACGTCTCCTCCGGGAGCAAAACCCAATCGCTCGGATTCATGTGGATACCAACGGCACAATTTTGACCGAGGACTATATCGATGAGCTGGTCGGAGCAGGCATGACCGACATTGGCATCGATCTGAAGGCCCTTAGGATATCCACCTTCATGGAGATAACCGGCCTTTTGGATGAGGGGCTGGCGACCAAATATCTGCAGACCGCCTGGGAGGCAGTGAAATATCTGCACGACAGCCATCCCCAGGTCTTCTTGGGCATCGGCATCCCATTCAATGAGGAACTGATCAGCATATCAGAGATCCAGGAGATGGCGGAGAGGATCGTCAGCATCGATCCCTGGATTCAGGTCTGTGTTCTGGACTACCGGCCGGAGTTCAGAAGGTCGGATCTGGTCCGGCCCAGCCACTGGAAGATGCTGGAGGTCCATTATATTCTTAGAGACTGCGGTCTGGAGTCCGTCGTCTGCCAGACGGAGCGGGGAACGATAGGGCCAGCGGGCAGGCTCCTAGGGTGA
- a CDS encoding DMT family transporter — MGGQKEYQLAVLFIILDVLFWGFSFISTKVVLSQIPPVSIAFFRQIIAASTLIMLVLFTRTSFKIGRRDMGYIVLASFFGIVMYFSLENTGLLYTTASNASMIVAALPIFTLFAEAMLFRLKVTWKMILCLIFSTIGVALVVTVDGKVDLSSARFFGNLLVMGAIICWVFYTLLNRRLSENYPCLALTAAQSTVSIILFIPLIIPEIERWPAISEISLPVFANLLFLGVFCSGFAYIFYIYATRRLGATVVSAFLNLIPVVTVVFGYLILHDTLSWMQVLGMALIMIALYHLNRLMKRT; from the coding sequence ATGGGCGGGCAGAAAGAGTATCAATTGGCGGTATTGTTCATAATCCTGGATGTTTTATTCTGGGGTTTTTCCTTTATAAGCACCAAGGTGGTCCTGTCACAGATTCCGCCTGTATCGATAGCATTCTTCAGGCAGATCATCGCTGCATCGACTCTGATAATGCTTGTTCTTTTTACCAGGACCTCATTCAAAATAGGTCGAAGGGACATGGGATATATCGTCCTCGCCAGCTTCTTTGGAATAGTGATGTACTTTTCCCTGGAGAATACCGGGCTTCTGTATACCACGGCATCCAATGCCTCGATGATCGTGGCCGCCCTTCCCATATTCACCCTATTTGCCGAAGCTATGCTCTTCCGTCTGAAGGTCACCTGGAAGATGATTCTCTGCTTGATCTTTTCCACCATTGGGGTGGCTCTGGTGGTCACAGTCGATGGGAAGGTGGATCTATCATCTGCCAGGTTTTTCGGCAATCTGCTGGTCATGGGAGCGATCATCTGCTGGGTATTTTACACCCTGCTGAATAGAAGGCTCTCTGAGAATTACCCCTGCCTGGCTTTAACCGCTGCTCAATCAACAGTCAGCATAATTCTATTTATTCCCCTCATCATCCCGGAGATCGAAAGATGGCCCGCGATATCCGAGATCTCTCTGCCGGTATTTGCTAATCTGCTCTTTCTAGGGGTTTTCTGCTCCGGCTTCGCCTACATTTTTTATATTTATGCCACCAGAAGGCTGGGAGCAACGGTGGTTTCGGCCTTTTTGAACCTCATTCCAGTGGTGACAGTGGTCTTCGGCTATCTCATCTTGCACGATACCCTCTCCTGGATGCAGGTCCTTGGAATGGCACTGATAATGATCGCTTTATATCATCTTAACCGGTTGATGAAAAGGACGTAA
- a CDS encoding DUF3786 domain-containing protein, with protein MGYDIALGMAWEELKGLGLPSSNIISLFQDRYEIKQAEREVLFLPSRRQAIETVSVLLLHYLIGRSKNGYEPAGEWISIKETYGGKLFCSNFSRRAIRPLAERFSQSPEELVRTLQDDFAGRMLEGADVAVEVETFPGVIVRILFWRSDEDLPADATMLFDRALAQILTMEDLTVLLTILADDVLEGSEQSSQ; from the coding sequence ATGGGATACGATATAGCACTGGGCATGGCCTGGGAGGAGCTGAAAGGACTCGGGCTTCCATCCAGCAATATCATTTCACTGTTCCAAGACAGATATGAGATTAAGCAGGCGGAAAGGGAGGTTCTCTTCCTGCCCAGTCGCCGCCAGGCTATTGAGACGGTATCGGTGCTCCTGCTCCATTATCTGATCGGCAGATCGAAAAATGGTTACGAACCTGCAGGAGAATGGATATCCATCAAAGAGACCTATGGAGGAAAACTCTTCTGCTCCAATTTCTCCCGCCGGGCAATCAGGCCGCTTGCAGAGCGATTCAGTCAGAGCCCGGAGGAATTGGTCAGGACCTTGCAGGATGATTTTGCCGGCAGGATGTTGGAGGGGGCGGATGTGGCAGTGGAGGTGGAGACCTTTCCCGGCGTCATTGTCCGAATCCTTTTTTGGAGGAGCGATGAGGATCTGCCAGCAGATGCAACGATGCTCTTTGATCGCGCACTGGCCCAGATCCTAACCATGGAGGATTTGACGGTCTTGCTGACGATTCTGGCAGATGATGTCCTGGAGGGCTCCGAGCAGTCTTCGCAATGA
- a CDS encoding AI-2E family transporter produces MNLGRRFDIGAGIFVFLIILLTLYLTLNFLTTILLSVVLVFLLKPLYALFFRLTKKKQISSFLSIMLVFILILSLILGITSALLVELSYLQSSGAISDVEIDKTINEIDAWSKSFIPAWLYNSIIEIALRYAQEISDIPIAFATWVFPILQRELTAFGSNLPILFAHLIVVVFFTYYLLIDGKVFIDQAVDLVPQEKQGIVRRFLDELYSIYHTLFTVYFSTSMLSGVMAAIGFSLLGIPYPFLMGVVVAVFTLLPLLGPPFVFIPIAVYYLIVGDLFRCLILLVFGTVVLMVIPENVIRPHLAMMSSRIHPILTLLAYTAPIFVIGIIGVIVGPTLYGFLLAVYRSINAERKGL; encoded by the coding sequence ATGAATCTTGGGCGGAGGTTCGACATAGGGGCGGGAATTTTCGTCTTTCTGATAATCCTTCTCACCCTTTACCTGACCTTAAACTTCCTGACAACCATCCTCTTGAGCGTGGTGCTCGTTTTTCTCCTCAAGCCCCTCTATGCCCTGTTCTTCAGGCTGACTAAAAAAAAGCAGATATCCTCATTTTTATCCATAATGCTGGTCTTCATCCTTATCCTCTCCCTGATTCTGGGGATCACCAGCGCCCTATTGGTGGAGCTGTCCTATCTGCAGTCATCAGGGGCCATATCAGATGTGGAGATTGATAAGACCATCAATGAGATCGATGCCTGGTCCAAGAGCTTTATCCCCGCCTGGCTTTACAACTCCATAATCGAGATCGCTCTGCGTTATGCGCAGGAGATAAGCGACATTCCCATAGCGTTCGCCACCTGGGTATTTCCCATTCTGCAGCGTGAGCTCACCGCCTTTGGCTCCAACCTGCCCATTCTCTTTGCCCATCTGATCGTGGTGGTATTCTTCACCTATTATCTGCTCATAGACGGCAAGGTTTTTATTGATCAGGCGGTGGATCTGGTCCCCCAGGAAAAGCAGGGTATTGTCAGGCGATTTCTGGATGAGCTTTACAGCATCTACCATACTCTCTTTACCGTATACTTCTCCACCTCCATGCTCAGCGGTGTGATGGCAGCGATTGGCTTCTCATTGCTAGGCATCCCCTATCCATTTCTGATGGGGGTGGTGGTGGCGGTATTCACCCTCTTGCCCCTGCTGGGGCCGCCGTTCGTCTTCATTCCCATAGCAGTCTATTATCTGATCGTGGGAGACCTTTTCCGCTGCCTGATCCTCCTGGTATTTGGAACGGTGGTGCTGATGGTAATTCCTGAAAACGTTATCCGCCCACACCTGGCCATGATGAGCTCCCGGATACACCCCATACTCACCCTGCTCGCCTATACCGCACCCATATTTGTCATTGGAATCATCGGGGTGATAGTTGGCCCTACCCTCTACGGCTTCCTCCTCGCCGTCTACCGGTCGATCAATGCTGAAAGGAAAGGATTATAA
- a CDS encoding RNA-guided endonuclease InsQ/TnpB family protein, whose translation MLKAYKFRIYPTKSQRTKMERTLDLCRWTYNQTLAYRKDAWEKEGKSVSKYETHNLLPTWKEEKPELNDVFSQTLQNAQERVDLALKAFFRRVKAGENPGYPRFRGRGWYDSFTYPQKGFKLNAGKLYLSKIGNIKIKLHRSIEGKIKRLTVRRAATGKWFACFSVEIEDQLRPPWKDGSLVGVDVGLESFATLSNGETIANPRFFREEETELARVQRKLSKAPKGTPERKKALRMVERVHERIANKRYDFAHKVSRYLVNRFGLIAFEDLSIQNMLKNHCLAKSISDVAWNMLVTLTSYKAASAGSMVVLVDPRNTSKMCSRCGILVEKTLSDRVHSCPQCGLSLDRDWNAAINILRLGLQSVGIKTVEACPF comes from the coding sequence ATGCTCAAGGCATATAAATTTAGGATCTACCCAACAAAGTCCCAAAGGACGAAGATGGAGAGGACCCTAGATCTATGCCGGTGGACATACAATCAGACCTTAGCATACCGAAAAGATGCTTGGGAGAAAGAAGGCAAATCCGTATCCAAGTACGAGACGCACAATCTTCTTCCAACTTGGAAAGAAGAGAAGCCTGAACTTAACGATGTCTTTTCCCAAACCCTTCAGAATGCCCAGGAAAGGGTGGATCTTGCCTTGAAGGCGTTCTTCCGAAGAGTCAAAGCCGGAGAGAATCCTGGATATCCAAGATTTCGGGGAAGAGGTTGGTACGATTCTTTTACCTATCCTCAGAAGGGGTTCAAGCTCAATGCTGGTAAGCTCTATCTTTCCAAGATTGGTAATATCAAGATCAAGCTCCATAGATCCATAGAAGGCAAGATCAAACGGCTGACCGTAAGGAGAGCTGCGACAGGTAAATGGTTTGCCTGCTTTTCTGTGGAGATCGAAGATCAACTTAGGCCTCCCTGGAAAGACGGTTCTCTCGTTGGTGTAGATGTTGGTCTGGAAAGCTTTGCGACTCTTTCCAATGGTGAGACGATAGCTAATCCTCGATTCTTCCGAGAAGAGGAAACGGAACTCGCCAGAGTCCAAAGGAAGCTCTCAAAAGCACCGAAAGGCACTCCAGAGAGAAAAAAAGCTCTTCGGATGGTTGAGCGGGTCCATGAAAGGATAGCTAACAAGCGATACGATTTTGCCCATAAGGTTAGTCGATATCTGGTTAACAGGTTCGGCTTGATTGCCTTTGAAGATCTTAGTATTCAAAATATGCTCAAAAACCATTGCCTAGCAAAATCCATCTCAGACGTGGCTTGGAATATGCTTGTGACTCTGACCTCGTACAAGGCTGCAAGTGCCGGTTCGATGGTAGTACTGGTAGATCCAAGAAATACGTCTAAGATGTGTTCCAGGTGTGGCATTCTGGTTGAAAAGACGCTTTCTGATCGCGTCCATAGCTGCCCTCAGTGCGGGCTATCCTTGGATCGAGATTGGAATGCGGCAATCAATATACTCAGATTGGGACTACAATCTGTCGGAATCAAAACCGTAGAAGCCTGCCCCTTTTAA